The following are encoded together in the Acetobacter vaccinii genome:
- a CDS encoding pyridoxamine 5'-phosphate oxidase family protein, translating into MVEHGTQEHNPVAGPPSERARVRRYHQIAAYDPQVVYDILDAMPLCHVGYVHNGSSFVTPTLQWRDGNRVFWHGSSASRMLKAVLEQDVCLTVSLYDGLVMARSAFSYNINHRSVMIFGRPEKLVDDDKEAQLRVMMDRMVPGQWDRLRPVTSQELKATTVLGMDITEASAKIRTGPPVDAEEDYDFPVWAGVIPVRMQVLPPEPDPRNLPDVTVPDGVAQFSIG; encoded by the coding sequence ATGGTTGAACATGGAACACAGGAGCACAATCCTGTCGCAGGTCCGCCCAGTGAGCGGGCCCGTGTCCGGCGTTATCATCAGATAGCGGCATACGACCCCCAGGTTGTGTATGATATTCTGGACGCCATGCCGCTATGCCATGTTGGTTATGTGCATAACGGGTCCTCCTTTGTCACACCAACCCTGCAATGGCGTGATGGAAACAGGGTTTTCTGGCATGGGTCATCTGCCAGCAGGATGTTGAAGGCTGTGCTGGAACAGGATGTCTGCCTGACAGTGTCGCTCTATGATGGTCTTGTCATGGCGCGGTCGGCCTTTAGTTATAATATCAACCACAGGTCGGTCATGATTTTTGGCAGACCTGAAAAACTGGTTGATGATGACAAGGAAGCTCAGCTTCGTGTCATGATGGACAGGATGGTTCCCGGTCAGTGGGACAGGTTACGCCCCGTTACCAGCCAGGAACTCAAGGCCACGACCGTGCTGGGAATGGACATTACAGAAGCCTCGGCAAAAATACGGACTGGTCCGCCAGTAGATGCTGAGGAAGACTATGATTTTCCGGTTTGGGCAGGGGTTATCCCGGTGCGTATGCAGGTGTTGCCGCCAGAACCCGACCCGCGGAACCTGCCGGATGTGACTGTGCCTGATGGTGTGGCGCAGTTTTCCATAGGATAG
- a CDS encoding RNase A-like domain-containing protein, with protein MSPSSQYTGFDYRQMFPQLSDFGVCQFGEDADVFGDTISELIDDVLASFSLTSKVAARDELRTLLAYEDDQLATATWAIIGFNPTVESAVLPDAVPYPSLRAFWEDVAQALDNDPYEGDFIAPNSRNVGGCVLQRHVDLVEDDIEDRLFFDKIPAVSVFTSKTEAEGVILRTLQANTDRIDAWVKRAPDGERGVFRSVFPHDVGRVERIDGPQPHAGQELAVAVTKMPFNGMVYYVHTIRIYDLQDAAGQENPVPQNEKTFFEKIRGFFK; from the coding sequence ATGTCACCGTCATCACAGTATACCGGGTTTGACTACCGCCAGATGTTCCCGCAACTGAGCGATTTTGGTGTGTGCCAGTTCGGGGAAGATGCCGATGTGTTTGGTGACACGATTTCCGAGCTGATAGACGATGTTCTGGCAAGCTTTAGCCTGACCAGTAAGGTAGCGGCCAGGGATGAGCTTCGCACCCTGCTTGCGTATGAAGACGACCAACTGGCCACAGCAACCTGGGCCATCATCGGCTTTAACCCGACCGTTGAAAGTGCAGTCCTGCCAGATGCCGTGCCCTATCCCAGTCTGCGTGCTTTCTGGGAGGATGTTGCGCAGGCTTTGGACAATGACCCCTATGAGGGAGACTTTATTGCCCCAAACAGCCGCAATGTAGGTGGCTGTGTTCTGCAACGTCATGTTGATCTTGTGGAAGATGATATTGAGGATCGGTTGTTTTTTGACAAGATCCCCGCTGTGTCAGTCTTTACGTCAAAGACAGAGGCAGAGGGTGTAATTTTGCGTACATTGCAAGCCAATACTGATCGGATAGACGCCTGGGTGAAGCGTGCTCCAGATGGGGAGCGGGGGGTGTTCAGATCTGTTTTTCCGCATGATGTGGGGAGAGTGGAGCGGATCGATGGTCCACAACCGCACGCTGGACAGGAACTGGCCGTTGCAGTGACCAAAATGCCTTTTAATGGAATGGTCTATTATGTTCACACTATCAGGATTTACGACCTACAGGATGCAGCGGGTCAGGAAAACCCTGTGCCACAGAATGAGAAAACATTTTTTGAGAAAATAAGAGGTTTTTTCAAATAA
- a CDS encoding RNA polymerase sigma factor, translating to MAYAGRLTGDRQSAEDLVQDAWVLFEQCRTPEIAAPASYFKTIMRNLFQFSRKRTRLEGTHGTDFDSASASVADQAPSPEQVTNARRQMHRLLDVIDSMPPRQCAAIKMYYFDGLKLREIAAQLGLSVSFTQSLIAEGIELCSTIRETER from the coding sequence TTGGCCTATGCGGGCCGCCTGACAGGGGACAGGCAAAGTGCGGAAGACCTGGTGCAGGATGCCTGGGTGCTGTTTGAGCAATGCCGCACGCCTGAGATTGCCGCCCCGGCCAGCTATTTCAAAACCATCATGCGCAACCTGTTCCAGTTCAGCCGCAAGCGTACACGACTGGAAGGAACCCACGGCACGGATTTTGACAGCGCCAGCGCCAGCGTTGCCGACCAGGCCCCCTCGCCCGAGCAGGTGACCAACGCCCGCAGGCAGATGCACAGGCTGCTGGATGTTATTGACAGCATGCCCCCCCGACAGTGCGCGGCCATAAAGATGTATTATTTCGACGGGCTGAAACTGCGTGAAATCGCAGCCCAGCTCGGCCTTTCCGTCTCCTTTACCCAAAGCCTGATTGCCGAGGGTATCGAGCTGTGCAGCACGATCCGAGAAACCGAGCGCTGA
- a CDS encoding TonB-dependent receptor, whose product MTTYAPKRRLNPVPLAVSLTLGCSAFPALADTVAPTRQVPDAKVQKKAQDSAAGSATLANGKGNGPKLVKQDDGSLNEEWTVHGSPMNTLTTPIGLSRMPEDVLHTPQTINVVPQILMQQQNVKSLDEALKNVPGITASVGEGEGGMAGDQFLIRGFAAQNDIYENGLRDFGVYTRDSFDYDHVTVIKGPSSQVFGNGTTGGAINITTKTPTDHNHVNASFSGGSGSYYRGTVDFNHKITDSIAFRMTGMGNESNMVGRDRVYSHRWGIAPSIVFGLGKKVNYTLEYFHQTDNRIPDYGVPVVTKKGSAYGAPVTEYGVRRTNWYGTTYDKDNSDVDMLTGRLQWEVNKYLTVYNDTRGGLYSRYFSASQEACNAACTTALFSANPGAAMISRNGGLGGPNPYQQDDWSVQNVLSAVAKFSTGSIRHEMIAGVDVEHVNDRRRNYAYASTRPGTSLLNPSMYVPGLVLCDAGKCANNLTNMPNGVGKKEWKTGDATDVGVFFSEQAWLTSWFSVRGGFRWDHWDSHYSAAGGIPSAADSSFPMGQKEDTFNPNVSLMYTPTDNAMVYFTWSQSTTPLGMYVTNSSEPLTSKNVNFKPERSSLYELGAKYSAFHNRIGFTASVFRLEKGNSVLVDPSSGSISSSGDTQRNQGLELGVSGQIMKNWSIIATYARYDSQTTGGTAADIGKQVQYVPRNQATVWSTYEIAPKTLYNVTVGGGVTWREGVFLDPANTARVPANVEFDTVLSHQFGSHWKVAMNGYNLANRLNYGNLFSNRVTPSIGRSFLFNLSASY is encoded by the coding sequence ATGACCACGTACGCTCCAAAGCGGCGCCTGAACCCGGTGCCTTTGGCTGTCAGCCTGACATTGGGCTGCTCCGCGTTTCCTGCCCTTGCGGACACAGTTGCCCCTACGCGACAGGTGCCCGATGCCAAGGTGCAGAAAAAAGCTCAGGACTCCGCTGCTGGCAGCGCCACCCTGGCCAATGGCAAGGGCAACGGGCCAAAGCTGGTCAAGCAGGACGATGGCAGCCTGAATGAGGAATGGACCGTCCACGGGTCCCCCATGAATACGCTGACAACACCCATCGGGCTCAGCCGCATGCCCGAAGATGTGCTGCACACGCCGCAGACCATCAACGTGGTGCCGCAGATTCTCATGCAGCAGCAGAACGTGAAATCGCTCGATGAAGCGCTGAAGAACGTGCCTGGCATTACCGCCTCCGTGGGTGAGGGCGAAGGCGGCATGGCGGGCGACCAGTTCCTGATCCGTGGTTTTGCGGCACAGAACGACATTTACGAAAACGGCCTGCGTGACTTTGGTGTTTATACGCGTGACAGTTTTGATTACGACCATGTGACTGTTATTAAAGGCCCGTCGTCGCAGGTCTTTGGTAATGGTACCACGGGTGGGGCCATTAACATCACCACCAAGACCCCGACGGACCACAACCACGTCAACGCCAGCTTTTCAGGCGGGAGTGGCTCGTATTACCGTGGCACGGTTGATTTCAACCACAAGATCACGGACAGCATTGCCTTTCGTATGACCGGCATGGGGAATGAGAGCAACATGGTCGGGCGTGACCGTGTGTATTCCCACCGTTGGGGCATTGCGCCGTCCATCGTGTTTGGTCTTGGTAAAAAAGTTAACTATACACTCGAATATTTCCACCAGACCGACAACCGTATTCCCGATTACGGTGTCCCTGTTGTGACCAAGAAGGGGTCTGCCTACGGCGCGCCAGTGACCGAATATGGCGTACGCCGCACCAACTGGTATGGCACGACCTATGACAAGGACAACTCCGATGTGGACATGCTGACAGGGCGTCTACAGTGGGAAGTCAACAAATACCTCACGGTCTATAACGATACCCGTGGCGGGCTTTACAGCCGTTACTTCTCGGCATCGCAGGAGGCCTGTAACGCCGCCTGCACGACAGCCCTGTTCTCGGCCAACCCCGGTGCGGCCATGATCTCGCGCAATGGTGGTCTGGGTGGGCCGAATCCCTACCAGCAGGATGACTGGTCGGTGCAGAATGTGCTGTCGGCTGTGGCCAAGTTCAGCACAGGGTCAATCCGGCATGAGATGATTGCGGGTGTTGATGTCGAGCATGTCAATGACCGTCGCCGCAACTACGCCTATGCCAGCACGCGCCCCGGCACCAGCCTGCTTAACCCCTCCATGTATGTGCCCGGCCTTGTGCTGTGCGATGCAGGGAAGTGCGCGAACAACCTGACCAACATGCCCAATGGTGTGGGCAAAAAGGAATGGAAGACGGGTGATGCCACCGATGTCGGGGTGTTCTTTTCCGAACAGGCCTGGCTGACATCCTGGTTCTCCGTTCGTGGTGGTTTCCGCTGGGACCACTGGGACAGCCACTACAGCGCAGCGGGTGGTATTCCCAGTGCTGCGGACAGCAGTTTTCCCATGGGTCAGAAGGAAGATACCTTCAACCCCAATGTCAGCCTGATGTACACGCCGACCGACAATGCCATGGTGTATTTCACCTGGTCGCAGTCCACCACGCCGCTGGGCATGTATGTGACCAACAGCTCCGAGCCGCTGACGTCCAAGAACGTCAACTTCAAGCCCGAGCGCAGCAGCCTGTATGAGCTGGGTGCCAAGTATTCGGCCTTCCACAACCGCATTGGCTTTACGGCCTCTGTGTTCCGGTTGGAAAAAGGCAACTCCGTTCTGGTTGATCCCAGCTCTGGCTCCATTTCCTCGTCGGGGGATACGCAGCGCAACCAGGGTCTGGAACTGGGCGTGTCTGGCCAGATCATGAAAAACTGGAGCATTATTGCTACCTACGCCCGTTACGACAGCCAGACTACCGGCGGTACGGCTGCGGATATTGGCAAGCAGGTGCAGTATGTGCCGCGCAACCAGGCTACGGTGTGGAGCACGTATGAAATTGCCCCCAAGACCCTTTATAACGTGACTGTGGGTGGTGGCGTGACCTGGCGTGAAGGCGTGTTCCTTGACCCCG
- the pdxR gene encoding MocR-like pyridoxine biosynthesis transcription factor PdxR, whose protein sequence is MPSPSSTLLVAFQLDATRKTPVYRQLYEQLRLAIMDGRTRPGSRLPASRTLAAELGLSRNTIVTAYNLLADEGYISLHVGAGAYVHDVLPDDTPPPTSPPPVMEGEGRLPPLSARGRQLTALSMDVGSAYPEPFVADVPAFDVFPLDAWSRLMSQSWRHVQPTMLGYADPSGYMPLRDAIAQNLHAARFLKCTAQQVIMTSGSQQSLDLLARILLDPGDPVWIEDPGYIGTRNTFIAAGARLVPVPVDAEGLVVAEGIKLEPAPRLIFITPSRQYPLGMTLSMARRAEILDFAQSCGAWVIEDDYDSEFRYSGTPLPALQSMDRSGRVFYLGTFSKSLLPSFRLGFVVTPVQFVAVLANAKRVLDRHPPLLEQITLLSFIQSGQFAAHIRRMRRIYKERQSILLNEAHQTLGHIIDMQPVESGVHLIGRFLQDVDDCAFCAAAAKMGIMLRPLSLCYLGPDPQSGLIFGFAAIQPRRIVAAMKKLSLFTHNWLTTHPGHSDEAAQPD, encoded by the coding sequence ATGCCGTCCCCCTCCTCCACGTTGCTGGTAGCGTTCCAACTGGATGCCACACGCAAGACCCCTGTCTACCGGCAGCTTTATGAGCAGTTGCGTCTGGCCATCATGGACGGGCGCACCCGCCCCGGCAGCCGCCTGCCTGCCAGCAGAACCCTGGCAGCGGAACTGGGGCTATCACGCAACACCATTGTCACTGCCTATAACCTGCTGGCCGATGAGGGCTATATAAGCCTGCATGTGGGTGCGGGAGCTTACGTGCACGATGTTCTGCCCGATGACACCCCCCCCCCCACCAGCCCCCCACCCGTGATGGAGGGAGAGGGAAGACTCCCCCCGCTTTCTGCCCGTGGGCGGCAGTTAACTGCCCTGAGCATGGATGTCGGCAGCGCCTACCCCGAACCTTTTGTGGCGGATGTTCCCGCGTTTGATGTCTTCCCGCTGGATGCCTGGTCACGCCTGATGTCGCAAAGCTGGCGGCATGTGCAGCCCACCATGCTGGGCTATGCAGACCCATCCGGCTATATGCCCCTGCGCGATGCCATAGCCCAGAACCTGCATGCAGCCCGTTTTTTAAAATGCACGGCACAGCAGGTTATTATGACATCGGGGTCACAACAGTCGCTCGACCTGCTGGCCCGTATCCTGTTGGACCCCGGCGACCCGGTCTGGATAGAAGACCCCGGCTATATTGGCACGCGGAACACGTTTATAGCGGCAGGCGCGCGACTGGTGCCTGTGCCTGTTGATGCCGAAGGGCTGGTGGTGGCCGAAGGCATAAAGCTTGAGCCTGCACCACGGCTGATTTTTATTACACCCTCGCGCCAGTACCCTCTGGGCATGACCCTGAGCATGGCGCGGCGGGCAGAAATTCTGGACTTTGCCCAATCCTGTGGTGCCTGGGTCATTGAAGATGATTACGACAGTGAGTTCCGATACTCCGGCACGCCGCTCCCTGCCCTCCAAAGCATGGACCGTTCCGGGCGGGTCTTTTACCTTGGCACTTTCAGCAAATCCCTGTTGCCCAGCTTCCGTCTAGGCTTTGTTGTCACCCCTGTGCAGTTTGTTGCCGTGCTGGCCAATGCCAAACGGGTACTGGACCGCCACCCTCCGCTGCTGGAGCAGATTACCCTGCTGTCTTTTATACAATCGGGCCAGTTTGCCGCCCATATCCGGCGGATGCGGCGTATTTACAAGGAACGCCAGAGCATTCTGCTAAACGAGGCCCACCAGACGCTGGGCCATATCATAGACATGCAGCCAGTAGAGTCCGGAGTACATCTGATAGGCCGGTTTTTGCAGGATGTGGACGACTGCGCCTTTTGTGCCGCAGCCGCAAAAATGGGCATCATGCTGCGCCCACTTTCATTATGTTACTTGGGCCCAGACCCGCAGTCTGGGCTTATCTTCGGGTTTGCTGCCATCCAGCCCCGCCGCATTGTGGCCGCCATGAAAAAGCTGTCACTCTTTACACACAACTGGCTGACCACCCACCCGGGTCACTCTGATGAGGCCGCCCAGCCCGACTGA
- a CDS encoding type 1 glutamine amidotransferase → MRILVFQHLDVEHPGIFRNFWSAAGHDVHYVHLDQGNPIPDLAAFEALVVLGGPMDVWDLEQCPWLKAEMDAIRHWVRDLGRPYLGICLGHQLLAQALGGEVGLMDRPEVGLAEVSLTEAGKNDLLFKGFAESFEVFQWHGAAVQRLPEGAVVLAGNAACPVQAMRVNTQAWGIQFHVEMTDQTVAEWSAIPEYAASLQKALGPERAAGLEGELAPYLPVFNTMAQTMNSNVFGKADCDG, encoded by the coding sequence ATGCGCATTCTTGTTTTTCAGCATCTGGATGTTGAGCACCCGGGTATTTTCCGTAACTTCTGGTCTGCGGCTGGGCATGACGTGCATTATGTCCACCTGGATCAAGGTAACCCCATTCCCGATCTGGCCGCTTTTGAGGCGCTTGTGGTGCTGGGGGGGCCGATGGATGTCTGGGACCTGGAGCAATGCCCTTGGTTGAAAGCGGAAATGGACGCAATCCGGCATTGGGTGCGCGACCTTGGGCGGCCTTATCTGGGGATCTGTCTGGGTCATCAGCTTCTGGCGCAGGCTCTGGGGGGCGAGGTCGGGCTTATGGACAGGCCAGAGGTTGGTCTGGCGGAGGTAAGCCTGACGGAAGCTGGTAAAAACGATCTGTTATTCAAAGGGTTTGCTGAGAGTTTTGAAGTCTTCCAGTGGCATGGTGCAGCCGTGCAGCGTCTGCCGGAGGGGGCTGTGGTGCTGGCTGGTAATGCAGCATGCCCTGTTCAGGCCATGCGCGTTAACACGCAGGCATGGGGCATTCAGTTCCATGTGGAAATGACCGACCAGACCGTGGCGGAGTGGAGCGCCATTCCTGAATATGCAGCCAGTTTGCAAAAAGCACTGGGGCCAGAGCGTGCCGCAGGGCTGGAGGGGGAACTGGCTCCTTATCTGCCAGTCTTCAACACCATGGCGCAGACCATGAACAGCAATGTCTTTGGCAAGGCGGACTGTGATGGTTGA